tgctttgtttttatttttttccttaagacatatttatctttatttttgtgtgtatgatgttctgcctgcacatttatctgtgcactgtgtgcatgcagtgtctgtagaagccagaaggtgGCGGCACtggatctctggaactggagttacagatggctggtAGCTGCCATGTTTGTAGGGGGCATTGACtgcaggtcctctggatgagcagccattgttcttaaccactgagccatcgccccAATtcggtttgttttgttttacttgtaaGACTCAAATGTTTTCATTCCCCATAAAATGCCTAAGTAATATCCCAAAGTTGAAAAATAATCCCCATAGGCTAGAGCTGTAGCTCaccagtagagtgcttgcctacatatttaaaaaataaaataaaaattcacccGGAAGAAAAGAGGGTGAATGCTGAAGTATTTCTCTCTGCAGTGACTTCTGTGTCCTCCCTGGAGATGACCAGGCTTCCAAATTCCTTCTGTGTCCTAGAATTATTCAGTCCACGGACAAGCAAAATGCATGTTTCCCTCTAGTGGTCTTATTCTGTGTACACAATATAGCCTCATGGAACTCAGTCTTCTTCATGTTTGAAAGGTTACTGTCATGGGCATTTATATGGCCTCTGGTCTCTTGCCATGAATAACCCTGGTTTGTGCTTGCAGAGAATAAGTTCCCTGAAGAATTGTGGTGCTATTGTTTTTCTgatacagggtcttactgtgtagcccaggctggccttgagtttggagattctcctacctcagaGACCAGAGATGATCCTTACTGCTGTGATCACAGATGTGTGTTGCCACACCCAGCCTTGGACTGTGGATTTGAGGAGAACATgcgtttctttttttcttttttcttttcttttttgtttttgtttttgtttttgtttttcaagtttctctttgactttggaggctgtacctggaactagctcttgtagaccaggctggtctggaactcacagagatctgcctgcctctgcctcccgagtgctgggattaaaggcatgtgccaccaccacccagggaaCATGTGTTTCTTATGAAGGTTGTTTTTAGCCAGTTGTGATCCTGGACACCTGGGCCATTTAGACCCCCTACCATTGTCTGGCAGgagtcagacaagctgttataaCTACAAGGCTTCAGACTCTGGTGCTAAGGAATACCCCGTTTCCCACATGTCCCTATCAGGAATGTTGCCTTAGTAAACCCTGGTGAAATGGTCACTGTGCTTCGAGGGGCCAGCATTGAGCAGAGTGACAGACACCATGGACTTGGGTTATGCCCTTCCCTCCTAAAAGCTGAAGATGACAACACCTTACCTGACCCAGTTGTCCTTACTCTAGGTGCTATGGATGTGCAAGACCCTACCTGTTGTCCAGAAGACCTTCCCAGGCCCCTTCCGGAGGCATGGAGCAGGCAGTCTCAGGGAGTCGGGCACATAGGGGCAGGCAATACACATGTGTTCGTAGCTTGCTATGGCCTCTGTGATTAGACAGAGTAGGTAGAGATGGGGGTATCCTGAATGTGATCATTCAGACTTGGGGTAAAGGTCCAACATCTCCTTATCTTGATCCCCATTTCCTTGCAGTGACCCAGAGCCATTTATATAGGCGATGCCCATGCCAGGAGTCAGGAGCACTATAGAAGGGAGAGGGATAAGGCTGAAGGATGCttgcgtttttttttttcagtcagggGCTCTGTATGTAATCAAGGCTGTCTGggacctcactgtgtagttcagattggcctggaactcactgtcttcctgcctctgccccgaaATGCTAGGGTCACAGGTGTTTGAAGGGCTGTTTTATACACTGCGCTGATGAGCTGCCATGCTCAGCTGAGTTGGCGTGTaggttgcccccccccccccaagaacaGCTCACCACATACTATTTCTTACTGAGGCCATTCTCAGGGATGCTAAATTTGGGACTGTAACTGGGGGTTACCCCTACAGTTCATTGGAGCTGCCACCCTCTCTTTGCAGAGCCTGACAGGTCACACATCCCCTGTGGAGAGTGTCCGCCTCAACACTCCTGAGGAGCTCATCGTAGCCGGTTCCCAGTCAGGCTCCATCCGCGTCTGGGACCTGGAAGCTGCCAAAAGTAGGCCTCCCTGCTTACTGTTCCTTCGTATGTGTGTTGGGGCCGGGGGTGTGCTTCAGGCTTGGGATATTGGATTGCTGCCTTCAGGAAGTCTGGGTGTTTTGATCCCCAAGCACTGACCACAGTGGGTGACATGTTGTCCATATCACTCCATCAGCCCAGCAACAGTGGGTACTGCCATCCCCCAAGTGCTAATATGAGGAGGTGCCCTAGTAATGAACTCtgtcttcatttaattttcactttgACAAGAATAACACATGCTTTGAAAAGTCCATTTTAGCATGACCCTTGATGGCCCGGGAAGTCTGCCCCATCCATCCCCTAGTCTAAGGGCCTCTGCTCTCCcttccccactgtgtgtgtgtgtgtgtgtgtgtgtgtgtgtgtgtgtgtgtgtgtgtgtgtgtgtgtgtgtgtgtggtttttcgagacaggatttctctgtagatttggagcctgtcctggaactcactctatagaccaggctggcctcctgcctctgcctccgagtgctgggattaaaggcatgtgccaccacaactgcccagcttCCCTTCCCCGATGTTGTGCCCATCACCGCCACCACCCCTTTCCTAACTCTATGGCATtgcactttgttttcttttagataacaaaacaaaagtggGCTGGCCCCTCACAGTGGCCCCAATGCctgcctaaaatcccagcattcaggaagttgaggcaaggGAATTGCTGTGAAATTGAAGACCAGCTTAGTCTATGGTGTTTTAGCCCacttcaaacaaataaacaaaaaacaaacaaacaaacaaaaaaaggcaccCCGTGCAGTGAGAGGCAGGACTTGGCTCTCAGCAGCTTCCTCAGGCTTGGGCCCATTGCCCCCACTTCTCTTCCTGTTCTTACAGTGTCACCATTTATATGGTCAGTGTTTGTGCTGTGAGGACcccacatgttttcttttttgtcactTGGTTTACCCTGGGGCAAACAATTGCTCCTTTTTCCATGTGCATTTACAAAGTCCCTGTCAAAATTATCAGTGATCATTGGTAACCATTGTCCCAAGTCAGCTTTGAACCTCTCCTGTaatccagttctctcttcctcaggCCCAGTGCCTGGGAGCCCTGGAATTGCAAGCTAGCCATCACTCCTGGCCTCCTCATCTCTGTCTTTGCTGTCCTGAGACCTACAGTGTCCTCTTCTATGACCTCCTCCTCTCCACATGGAATACTTTCTTCCATATCAATTATGAAAGGGTGAAGAGAGCTGGGTGTAGTGTCACACACCTGGAGTCTGAactctcaggatgcagaggcaggaagatggcatgTTCAAGCCCATCCTGTatcatagctcagtggtagagaccTTGCTTGGCTTGTGTGAGGCCCTGGTTTGATCCTTGGCACTAAGGACAAATGGCAGGCACAGTATTGGCTGAAAGTGACTTTATTCTATCTCTATTCTTCAGAGTTCAAGTGTAGAATTACGTTGGAAATAGTCTACTAATGGGATTTTGAAGGTGTCACCCCACTGCTTTTAGGTTTCAGAGTTGCTGGCAGAATCGGTACTGTTTTTCTGCTTCCCTTTACATGGGatcttcttctttcttcatcttcccCCCTCAGTTTGTAGGATGCGTCCTGACCTCATGGTCACAAGCCCTTCTGTGGGTGTGCTCTCACATCTGAGCTTGTACCTCACAGGTTCCTTTGGTCTAGAAACTCTTACCCTGGGGTGTGACCACACAGAGTCCCACCTTCTCTGGATGCCACCAGCCCCAGTAGCCCCACAGATTTGCCCAAAGAATCTGGAATTTGATGTGGAACACCCCCTTCCCCCTCTATAGTATTGACAGCTAACTCAGCATATTTACCATCCACGTCCAGGCCAACCTCAGCAGATCCAAGTAGAGTTGGTTTACTTGTCTCTGGGGCCACCTGCTGCAGCTCAGAGGctccagcctgccttgtccaGCGAGAGCTCCCTGAGCCTAAAAGGCCCTTCTGGAACAGGCTCCACTGCAAACACAGCCATTGACATGTGTGCCTGGCCGTGAGCTTAACTTTGTTCAGAAacattggggtgtgtgtgtgggtgtgtgtgttgtggccTCAGGAAAGATGGTATCCCTTAGTTCTTGGGAGTGACTATACATGTTGATGGTGTTGAACAAAGAGCTCCAGGACACCTTTGTGACAAACAGAGCTGTGCACTGCATCTTAGCAGAGGTTCTTTAGCCAGGCCTAAAAGCAGGCTGTGTTTATCACTGGACGTGAGAGGCAGGGAAGACCATGCCAGGGTATGATGCTCTGACAGAGGAGGCAGTCAGTCCCCAGGAAACCTTTGTTTCAAACTGAATCCCAGCAAGGATCACCACTCTTCATGATTTTCACTAAAGAGCCAAGGGCCAAAGGGAAAAGCTACAAAAGCCCACCCCAGACTTCCACAGCCATGGTTCTCCACCTGGGAGATGAGAGTGATCCCTTCACATAGTGAAAGGGAAATGGATGATAAAGTCTGGTTGGCAGGGCCCCCTATTTTGACAGATGGGCAGACAGACCATCAAAGGCACAGGACTTAGTGAAAACCCTGAAGCTGTGGGTGACAGAACCTGGATCTTGAATCCAAGTGTCAGGACCCTTGCCCCAGTGCTCTCTGCTGTCCATCTACTACCTCTAGTTGGTGATTCTCAAGCTTGCCCTCAGGAGAGAGAGCTAAGGTCTCAGGGCCACTGCTACCCAAGTCGTGGGCATCAGGGGTGAGAACCCAGAGAAACTTCAGGGACACAGGGACTTCAGAGAGAGCCACAGTTAACACTGGAGAATTTGGGCAGAGGCTGAACAACCACTCCACTGGGGGACCTTGGAGGTCCCCGCATGTGCAGGCAGGTCCATGTCTCCTCCACTCTGCAGGCCCTAGAGCTTGTGACCAAGGCTAGACATCCCCTGGGAGAGACAAGTAAGGGCAGAAGTCATGGCAGAAGAATGCGGTCCTGCCAGCTTTCCACGGTGCAGCTGGGAGGTAAGGGCGCAGGCCTGGTGGATCCCACAGGAAGGCAGCCACACTTCAAGTAGCTGGCCTGAGTTGGGTAGGCCCCACCACAGCCTCTTGTGTCAGAGTTTCCCTTGCTGTGGCAACAAGGCAAAAGGTGGCCAGGGCAGCATGTTACCTCGGCTTCTGAAACTTCTAGTGATACAAGACAGCTAAGGAGCAGGGAAAGCCAAGGGCTCAGTGTGGGTGTAGGGGAGTTGGACATCCACACTGAGGATGAGTCAGGGGCCTTGGCAAAGTCCTCAGGCATGGGAAGGAGGCACCATCCCAGCTGTAGTGCCTGTCAGAAACTAAGCACAGAGGTAAGATGGACAGTGGGCCTGGGCCTCAGAGCTGATACTGACTGGGACAGCTGTTCCCTTTGTGCTGTTCCTGCCTGGGCAGCTCTGGCTCCAGTTTATTCCTGAGGCCCAGGTGGTGCTTCAGATGCAGTACCTGATCTAACTGTTGTCCAGCTGCTGCAGTTCAGCCTCAGGCAGGACACCTCACCATCCACCCACCTCCTGGCATTGACAGAGGGACTCTGAGCTAATGTATAGAATCAGCTCGCTAAACACCAGAAATGCTCAGCAGATGTGCAGGGACAGGAGGCACCTAGCTAGCCATAGCTCGGAGTAGTGCATCCTCACTGAGACCACAAGAGGGAGAAGACACATGCTACATGCTGTGAGttctgaggaggaagaggaggtgaaGGCAGGCCTCCTTGAGAAACTAAAATGGGGATCAGTGAAACCTGCACAGTCCCACTCTTAAGTACTTGGTGTTCATTTTCTTAGTTCTCATTGTAAACCAACCTGAAGGTCAGAGAGGACAAGGGATGGCCTAGAGTCACACAGCAGTAAAGAAGCAGAGCCAGAACTGATCCTAGTTTTGTCATGCTGCCAAGCACATGGCCTAGTATGGATGGGCAGATTCTACAATAGTTAACTCAGTTCATCTATGCTTGAACCTTTATGTACATGTCTGTAACATGAGAACTCAGTACCTATTAAACTTTGGTACAACGTAAGGATAACTGGACTCTATACCCCGTGGCCTACCACTCATGGGCTGGTAAGCTTTATTGGGGCAGTGGAAATATAAATCTTCCAAAAAGCTATCTATAATACTCTGAGACTCAGGCTTGCCACCTGCCCTGCCAGGCCTTAATGGATTAGATGTGTCACCAGGGCAGCAATAGACAATGAGTCTGCTCCTGACTGCATCTCCCCTGTATCCTCCATTTGTACTTGCTTTAGGGCCATCCTCAAGGTCACTTGTGTAGATGCCATTCCACTGGGCATTGTGAGTCCCAGCCATCCACTTGATGTCCCTTCTGAATTCTTTGCCAAGCAGCTTCCTCTATCACAGCCTCTCTGCTCAATCCTTGGTCCTGGCCTGGGGATTATTTACCCTGCATAATAGCCCAATGGCCACATGGCCTGGACCAAGCACTGTTGTGACTGCTGCTGCCCAGGGGCCTTGGTACACACAAGCTATGAGTAATGCCATCCATTTTCCAGGGACTTAAGTAGTGACGGAAAAGGCTGAAGAACTGTTAGGGTGGCAGGCACTGGCTGATCTTTATTTTCATATTGGCATCCCAGCTTCTGTGCCAATGGGTACATGCAGATGGGCTTGGCAGGGTGCTGCTGGCAGCTAACATTTACGTGGCACTCTGCTTTATTTTGCTTCATTAGTTCTCCGCACACTCATGGGGCACAAAGCCAACATCTGCAGCCTGGATTTCCACCCCTATGGTGAATTTGTGGCCTCAGGTTCCCAGGACACAAATATCAAGGTAAGGTACCACTCTGCCTATGTCAAGTGTAAGGGAATCCTTCCTCCACAGCAGCATCCTTGGGACAGAGGACCCATGGACCTGGCCAGACACTTCAACTTGGGATGCCCAGCTTGGGCAAACCTTCCAGCCTTTCTCTCTGGGGCTGTCATGACCCAGACATATCGAGTCCTCTCTGCTCAGAACTGCAGTGTACCCCTCTGGCTTAACCTTCAGGGCTATCACAACCTCTCATGATCCATCCTCCCTACCCACACCCCTGCTTCTCTCCCTTACAGCTCTGGGACATCAGGAGGAAAGGCTGTGTCTTCCGATATAGGGTAAGCATGGCCATGTCTGTTACCTATGACCTTATGCGACATCAATCACAGTGGGGCTGGGTGGCTACAGTCCATTGCAGGTTAAACCTCAAAACAGACCTGGAATAGAAATGCAGTGCCTTGGGTGGTCTGTCTGGACCCCCAGCTTTCTGCCAATCCACAGAGCCACATCTATTAAACTATTCCATGCTTTGCTTTTGCAGTCAGGAAGCTGGTATCCCTGGGTGCAGGGCTTcctgttcataggtatgtggcaGTACTGTGACTAACAGAATCCTTCTCAAGGGCTTTTGGAAGAGGCCTTAAAACACTTTTAGCATGTAACAGACTGCACAGTTGTGATTTCTTGGAGGCCTGGGAGTCTGGCCACTTACAAGTATCCCTCATGTCTCCCAGTAGTGACCCTCCATCCTTTCTGTGACTGGTCCTTAGGAAGGCCCTGTGTTTCAGATTAGGCATTGGAGGGTAGGGAGGTGCTGTGGCACCCAGGCCTCTCCAAAGAGCTTGGTTCTTTTCATCTATCTCAGGGACACAGCCAGGCTGTGCGCTGTCTTCGGTTTAGCCCTGATGGGAAGTGGCTGGCATCAGCAGCAGATGACCACACAGTGAAGGTAACTCCTGACCTGGGTGTGGAGGCTGGGCCAGAGGTATGTTGATCAGACCCAGACTGTGTCCTTGCCTCCCTGTTAACTGGGCATATGGGCCCCCAAACTTGTTGAGAGTAGAGGGAGCACAGGTCTGCAGCCTAGGGCCCAGCCTGGCCCTTACCTCTTCCCACCCTGCTCCAGCTCTGGGATCTGACAGCCGGCAAGATGATGTCTGAGTTCCCTGGTCACACCGGACCTGTCAACGTGGTGGAGTTTCACCCCAATGAgtatctcctagcttctggcagCTCTGACAGGTAAGGAGGAATAAATAAAGCACATTGCCTGGCAGTTGTCCCTACCTTCTCTTACCTTGTCATATGCCTGAAAGCCTATGTAGGCTAAATTTAAGCCAGGGTTAGTTCCTGGTCCCATTCCTCCCCAGCTAGTATTCTGGCCTATTAGGACCCACACCCCTACTGGGGCACAGTGCAGGGAGGCCCCTGGAAGGTGGGGTTAGCTCTGGGGCAGGGCTGTCAGGAACAACTTAGGTCATCTTCACCCTCTACACGCACAGGGCCATCCCTGCCCCAGACATCACTCCTAGCGCCCCCGCAGGGAGGGGCCTGGAGAGGCCCTGGACAGCATGAGGGACTGGCTTCCTGTGGCCATCTTTGCAGGACAATCCGCTTCTGGGACCTGGAGAAGTTCCAGGTGGTGAGCTGCATTGAAGGGGAACCAGGGCCTGTCAGGTACGCAGAACACATGGACCCTCTGCCCCTCACCCAAGTAGTGGGATGTTGGTAAgggtgatcttcctgcctctgcttctcctctgtCCTGGGCTTGCCAGCTTTCCTGATGTCGGGTACCAGCTGAGTGCCCTAGGACTGACAGCCAACTCTCACCTGGCCTAGGAGTGTTCTCTTCAACCCCGATGGCTGCTGTTTGTACAGTGGCTGCCAGGACTCACTGCGTGTCTATGGTTGGGAGCCTGAGCGCTGCTTTGATGTGGTCCTTGTCAACTGGGGCAAGGTGGCTGACCTGGCCATCTGCAATGACCAGCTGGTGAGAGTCAAGTCACCCACCCCCTACCCTCCCCATCATGCTCCCACCTACTGGGCCTCTTGGCGTCTGGCCCCACTCCACACCAGCTCTGCCATGTCCTGCAGATAGGTGTGGCCTTCTCCCAGAGTAATGTCTCCTCTTACGTGGTGGACCTGACGAGAGTCACCAGGACAGGCACTGTGACCCAGGACCCtgttcaggccagccagcctcTGACACAGCAGACCTCCAACCCTGGTGTCTCTCTCCGCCGCATCTATGAGCGGCCCAGTACAACCTGCAACAAGCCTCAGAGGTGGGTGTCCATGGCCTTGGCAGGTTGCATGTCCCAAGAAGGCTCCTAACACTCAACCCTGGGCCTCACTGAGGATCCTGACTCTGCACATACTAGGGTAAAGCACAACTCAGAGAGTGAGCGGCGCAGCCCCAGCAGCGAAGATGACAGGGACGAGCGCGAGTCCCGGGCTGAGATCCAGAATGCTGAGGACTACAATGAGATCTTCCAGCCCAAGAACAGCATCAGTGAGGCCACCCCTCTCCCACCTCACAGCCCAGCTCTTTGCCTTACCTGGTCTCCACGTTTTGTACCGGGCTGTTTTCTAA
The DNA window shown above is from Cricetulus griseus strain 17A/GY chromosome 3, alternate assembly CriGri-PICRH-1.0, whole genome shotgun sequence and carries:
- the Katnb1 gene encoding katanin p80 WD40 repeat-containing subunit B1, which encodes MATPVVTKTAWKLQEIVAHASNVSSLVLGKASGRLLATGGDDCRVNLWSINKPNCIMSLTGHTSPVESVRLNTPEELIVAGSQSGSIRVWDLEAAKILRTLMGHKANICSLDFHPYGEFVASGSQDTNIKLWDIRRKGCVFRYRGHSQAVRCLRFSPDGKWLASAADDHTVKLWDLTAGKMMSEFPGHTGPVNVVEFHPNEYLLASGSSDRTIRFWDLEKFQVVSCIEGEPGPVRSVLFNPDGCCLYSGCQDSLRVYGWEPERCFDVVLVNWGKVADLAICNDQLIGVAFSQSNVSSYVVDLTRVTRTGTVTQDPVQASQPLTQQTSNPGVSLRRIYERPSTTCNKPQRVKHNSESERRSPSSEDDRDERESRAEIQNAEDYNEIFQPKNSISRTPPRRSEPFPAPPEDDIATAKEASKPSPAMDVQLPVPNLEVPARSPVLTATPTPKGEPAIIPATRNEPIGLKASDFLPAVKVPQQAELVDEDAMSQIRKGHDTMCVVLTSRHKNLDTVRAVWTTGDIKTSVDSAVAINDLSVVVDLLNIVNQKASLWKLDLCTTVLPQIEKLLQSKYESYVQTGCTSLKLILQRFLPLITDMLAAPPSVGVDISREERLHKCRLCFKQLKSISGLVKSKSGLSGRHGSAFRELHLLMASLD